In the Quercus lobata isolate SW786 chromosome 5, ValleyOak3.0 Primary Assembly, whole genome shotgun sequence genome, one interval contains:
- the LOC115988343 gene encoding uncharacterized protein LOC115988343, whose translation MALVSLPTIKYSSRFISHSPHSLPYISLPSKLQNLPLREPQKKAYVPSNSHSPISHQALIYSSFSSRHTRLALVPINAKNSGSGEEDHSDAKRSGSGEEDHSDGKHSGSGEEDHLDARHSGSREEDHRALETVNKFYAAIKNKNINQLSDIIGDECRCICNFSSFFQSYDGKMQVLDFLSNLIKSFGNNFEFIVKPTLHDGMHVGVSWRIECKNIRVPLGKGFSFHIMQYYQGKLYLRNVEMFMEPLLHIEPVRLKLIAFVMKLIDKMDIHIGSKSKGKRVVYFLLAMFLIFAWVYLFKLILN comes from the exons ATGGCCTTGGTCTCTTTACCCACCATCAAATACAGCAGTAGATTTATCTCGCATTCCCCACATTCCCTTCCTTACATCTCTCTACCAAGCAAATTACAAAACCTTCCTCTTAGAGAACCACAAAAGAAGGCTTATGTTCCTAGTAATTCTCACTCTCCAATTTCACACCAAGCTTTGATTTACAGCAGCTTCTCTTCGAGACACACACGCTTAGCACTAGTGCCAATTAATGCTAAAAACTCAGGATCAGGAGAGGAAGATCATTCTGATGCTAAAAGATCAGGATCAGGAGAGGAAGATCATTCTGATGGTAAACATTCAGGATCAGGAGAGGAAGATCATCTTGATGCTAGACACTCAGGATCAAGAGAGGAAGATCATCGAGCTCTGGAGACTGTTAACAAGTTTTACGCCGcaatcaagaacaaaaacatTAATCAGTTATCTGATATAATTGGAGATGAATGCAGATGCATCTGtaatttctcctcttttttccAATCCTATGATGGGAAAATG CAAGTGttggattttctctctaatCTGATTAAAAGCtttggaaataattttgaatttattgtaaaaCCGACATTGCATGATGGTATGCATGTTGGCGTTTCATGGAGGATAG AATGCAAGAATATTCGTGTGCCTCTAGGAAAGGGTTTCAGCTTCCATATTATGCAGTACTACCAGGGAAAGCTGTATTTAAG AAATGTGGAGATGTTCATGGAACCGCTTCTTCATATTGAACCTGTTAGACTG aaatTGATTGCGTTTGTGATGAAACTAATAGACAAGATGGATATTCACATAGGATCCAAGAGTAAAGGCAAGAGAGTCGTGTATTTTTTACTCGCTATGTTCCTCATTTTTGCCTGGGTGTACTTGTTTAAACTCATTTTGAATTAG
- the LOC115992326 gene encoding hormone receptor 4 — MVSDQEIAKGVESVLRQSDPNAVNSLNGVVQQVEAKLGLDLSHKAGFIRDQINFLLRSHPQQPQPQPPQQQQQQPPQQQQQPPRDHFALHNHPQFQSTHHHQHQQHQQQLQQQQHHQQHHHQQQQQQQQQFTSHFALQAAHPHVRPHHQPLLPPQPQPPAQLIKPEAFAQNATPHTPKESAPVGAKRRGGPGGLNKVCGVSPELQAIVGEPALPRTEIVKQLWAYIRKNNLQDPSNKRKIICDDALRVVFETDCTDMFKMNKLLAKHIIALEPTKESSQAKRLKVDVESTTESVQRGSSPVVISEALAKFLGTGGREMPQSEAITRVWEYIKVNRLEDPLNSMVILCDAKLRDLLGCESISALGIPEMITRHHLFNQS, encoded by the exons ATGGTGTCGGACCAAGAAATAGCGAAAGGTGTGGAGTCGGTTCTGCGTCAGTCAGACCCAAACGCCGTGAACTCGTTAAACGGCGTCGTTCAGCAAGTGGAAGCGAAGCTAGGTCTAGACCTTTCTCACAAGGCTGGCTTCATCCGAGACCAGATCAACTTCCTCCTCCGCTCTCACCCACAACAACCTCAACCTcaaccaccacaacaacaacaacaacaaccacctcaacaacaacaacaacctcCAAGAGACCATTTTGCCCTCCACAACCACCCTCAATTCCAatccacccaccaccaccaacaccaacaacaccaacaacaactccaacaacaacaacaccaccaacagcaccaccaccaacaacaacaacagcaacaacaacaatttactTCCCATTTTGCCCTCCAAGCCGCTCACCCTCACGTCCGCCCACACCACCAGCCTCTGCTTCCGCCTCAGCCTCAGCCTCCGGCGCAGCTTATAAAGCCCGAGGCTTTCGCTCAAAATGCCACTCCTCACACACCCAAAGAAAG TGCACCTGTGGGAGCCAAAAGGAGAGGTGGGCCGGGGGGTTTAAACAAAGTATGTGGCGTCTCACCTGAACTTCAGGCAATTGTTGGTGAGCCAGCATTGCCAAGGACTGAG ATTGTGAAGCAGCTGTGGGCATACATCAGGAAAAACAACCTCCAAGATCCAAGTAACAAGAGGAAGATTATCTGTGATGATGCCCTGCGTGTGGTCTTTGAGACCGACTGTACTGACATGTTCAAGATGAATAAGTTGCTAGCCAAACATATTATTGCACTTGAACCTACAA AGGAGTCAAGTCAAGCTAAACGATTGAAGGTAGATGTTGAGTCTACAACTGAAAGTGTTCAACGTGGATCATCTCCTGTCGTAATATCTGAAGCCCTTGCCAAATTCTTGGGCACTGGGGGAAGGGAGATGCCCCAATCTGAGGCTATAACACGTGTTTGGGAGTACATTAAGGTTAACCGTTTGGAG GATCCTTTAAATTCAATGGTGATATTATGTGATGCAAAGCTTCGTGATCTTCTTGGATGTGAAAGTATTTCTGCACTAGGGATACCGGAGATGATAACACGCCATCATTTGTTCAATCAGTCATGA